One genomic segment of Caldimonas brevitalea includes these proteins:
- a CDS encoding serine/threonine protein kinase, with product MSASLPPQPPSRTLGRYELRRMLGQGAQSSVWRAFDPRLDREVALKLHRAQASDPQALAQWLREARAVSRLTHPHIVPLFEADVHEQHPYLVFELVEGVTLAQRVRDQGAMPASDAVKLMLGVLEGLVHAHAAGVIHRDLKPSNILIDSAGRTRVMDFGIAASQRHGGADTTLVGTPGYLAPEATHGRLPTPQVDVYAAGLVLFEMLVGQPAVHERDPYRAIYRNAHEDLTLPAQTPHPVDDALRAIVHRATARDTAVRFASAADLLAALRQWLQPGAAEAGDDEAADAARSGTLDFLLRRMRHKTDFPALSDSVGRIQRIADSEHESLHSLADEVLKDVALTNKLLRLVNSAHFRGAGGGSISTVSRAAALVGFGGIRNLALSLILLEHMQDKSQAAVLKEDFLRSMMAATVAAELAAGSRDAEEAFIAALFQNLGRMLTQFYFPEEAEQIRRLVSAPGDHDAPGEDRAALSVLGIGFQDLGIAVARTWGLPETLQRCMRKLPAGAPVKRGDQPGDRLRLLACAGNEVADALLVTPTAGHAAKVAALAQRYASALGLSSQQMQDAVAASRQRMAEMAPALQLEPKAGSRAARLLTTRHGTAPEDADTLSPHELTTLVQGQTNAELPQDPAETLAAGIQDISNTLVENFKLNEVLHMILETMYRAHGFQRVIFCLRDARSGQLTGRFGLGADAERVAATFKLQLSGASDLFAAVCLKGADTLIADASAANIQPRLPAWFRQGVAAPTFLLLPLVLRNAPLGLIYADKAQAGAIAVTERELSLLRTLRNQAVMAFKQA from the coding sequence GCAGGGCGCGCAAAGCTCGGTCTGGCGGGCCTTCGACCCGCGGCTGGACCGCGAGGTGGCGCTCAAGCTGCACCGGGCGCAGGCTTCCGACCCGCAGGCGCTGGCCCAGTGGCTGCGCGAGGCGCGGGCGGTCAGCCGGCTCACCCATCCCCACATCGTGCCGCTGTTCGAAGCCGACGTGCACGAACAGCACCCCTATTTGGTGTTCGAGCTGGTCGAAGGCGTGACGCTGGCGCAGCGGGTGCGCGACCAGGGCGCGATGCCGGCGTCCGACGCGGTGAAACTGATGCTGGGCGTGCTCGAGGGCCTGGTGCACGCGCATGCCGCCGGCGTGATCCACCGCGACCTCAAGCCCTCCAACATCCTGATCGACAGCGCCGGCCGCACGCGCGTGATGGACTTCGGCATCGCCGCCAGCCAGCGCCACGGCGGCGCCGACACCACCCTGGTCGGCACGCCCGGCTACCTCGCGCCCGAGGCGACGCACGGGCGCCTGCCGACGCCGCAGGTCGACGTCTATGCCGCCGGCCTGGTGCTGTTCGAGATGCTGGTGGGGCAGCCCGCGGTGCACGAGCGCGACCCTTACCGCGCCATCTACCGCAACGCCCATGAGGACCTGACGCTGCCGGCGCAGACCCCGCACCCGGTCGACGACGCGTTGCGCGCCATCGTGCACCGCGCCACCGCGCGCGACACCGCCGTCCGTTTCGCCAGTGCCGCCGACCTGCTCGCCGCATTGCGCCAGTGGCTGCAGCCCGGTGCCGCCGAGGCGGGCGACGACGAAGCGGCCGATGCGGCGCGCAGCGGCACGCTCGACTTTCTGCTGCGCCGCATGCGGCACAAGACCGACTTTCCGGCCCTGTCGGACTCGGTCGGCCGCATCCAGCGCATCGCCGACTCGGAGCACGAAAGCCTGCACAGCCTGGCCGACGAGGTCTTGAAGGACGTCGCGCTGACCAACAAGCTGCTGCGCCTGGTCAACAGCGCCCATTTCCGCGGCGCCGGGGGCGGCAGCATCAGCACCGTGTCGCGCGCCGCGGCGCTGGTGGGCTTCGGCGGCATCCGCAACCTGGCCTTGTCGCTGATCCTGCTCGAACACATGCAGGACAAGTCGCAGGCGGCGGTGCTGAAGGAAGACTTTTTGCGCTCGATGATGGCCGCCACGGTCGCGGCGGAACTCGCCGCCGGCAGCCGTGATGCCGAGGAAGCCTTCATCGCGGCGCTGTTCCAGAACCTCGGGCGCATGCTGACCCAGTTCTACTTCCCGGAAGAGGCCGAACAGATCCGCCGACTGGTGAGCGCCCCTGGCGACCACGATGCACCGGGTGAGGACCGCGCCGCGCTGTCGGTGCTGGGCATCGGCTTTCAGGACCTTGGCATTGCCGTCGCGCGCACCTGGGGCCTGCCGGAAACCCTGCAACGCTGCATGCGCAAGCTGCCCGCCGGCGCCCCGGTGAAGCGCGGCGACCAGCCGGGCGACCGGCTGCGTCTGCTGGCGTGCGCCGGCAATGAAGTCGCGGACGCGCTGCTGGTCACCCCCACCGCCGGCCATGCGGCCAAGGTGGCGGCGCTGGCGCAGCGTTACGCCTCGGCGCTCGGGCTGTCGTCGCAGCAGATGCAGGACGCGGTGGCCGCATCGCGCCAGCGCATGGCCGAGATGGCGCCCGCGTTGCAACTGGAGCCCAAGGCCGGCAGCCGAGCCGCCCGGTTGCTGACGACCCGCCACGGAACGGCGCCGGAAGATGCCGACACGCTGAGCCCCCACGAGCTGACCACGCTGGTGCAGGGACAGACGAACGCCGAGCTGCCGCAGGACCCGGCCGAAACCCTGGCCGCGGGTATCCAGGACATCAGCAACACCCTGGTCGAGAACTTCAAGCTCAACGAGGTGCTGCACATGATCCTCGAGACCATGTACCGGGCGCACGGTTTCCAGCGTGTCATCTTCTGCCTGCGCGACGCCCGCAGCGGCCAGTTGACCGGCCGGTTCGGGCTGGGCGCCGACGCCGAGCGGGTGGCGGCGACCTTCAAGCTGCAGTTGAGCGGTGCCAGCGACCTGTTCGCCGCGGTGTGCCTGAAAGGCGCCGACACGCTGATCGCCGACGCCAGCGCGGCCAACATCCAGCCGCGTCTGCCCGCCTGGTTTCGCCAGGGTGTCGCGGCGCCGACGTTCTTGTTGCTGCCGCTGGTGCTGCGCAACGCGCCCCTGGGCTTGATCTATGCCGACAAGGCCCAGGCCGGCGCCATCGCGGTGACGGAGCGCGAGCTGTCGCTGCTGCGCACGCTGCGCAACCAGGCCGTGATGGCCTTCAAGCAGGCCTGA
- a CDS encoding serine/threonine protein kinase, producing METLDPTSAAHLPTLGPYRLLRPLARGWASTWWQAQDTDSQRELQLLVWQRLPLPGLSNQVWRAACGPLMALRHPNLVTVLDASIEQGQPVLVIEAVQGVSLAQWLAEQEAMAPRQAVLTVIGMLDGLAFAHAAGVVHGRLEPSCVILDAAGRPRVSDFSVLPVPVDLQQLPTASGLYLSPEVVQGGAPDTAADIFCAGLVLYELLAGRPAVQDPNPQRARARLLEEDLTLPADVARGEHGEAQLRSILAHCLAREPAQRYAGAAQLREALQEWLTPALLEGEADSRGGQTLNRLMQQMMQQPDLPVQAEVVRRVRRLAGAEKVNLDEISRAVLDDVSLTQKLLRMTNAAYFSSVGGGSITTVSRAVALMGFMAIRDLAGTLPTLEDMRDRARAEALREEYERGRLAGRYAARLCPTQAEEEESFITALLQNLGRTLVRFYLPDEAAQIRQLSHSQGGSEASAVLSVLGLSFEDLGVSVARSWGLPEALVRGMRRPAADHTPRRPEKRDDWFRLLAGLGNELADVQTRVDRREHALRQTAVIDRYTKALGVTGSEIWAVIDAFQPPAPPKAAAGVAGAAQPAPAIPAEQAHPLSRARARVRVAVAHTRETELLLKIAGEAVFDTFQCQHVVVALREPGTETFALRLAFGVRQGVLRQHFRFRLDDEGDLFSTLCRNGADTLIRDAASPRIASRLPAWFHRHIRASSLMLLPLVQGDRPVGLLYADKVQVDGFRLADRELALLRGLRDELQLALPDSVAATAPLRAALKPGNS from the coding sequence GTGGAAACGCTAGATCCGACCTCTGCCGCGCACCTGCCCACCCTCGGCCCTTACCGTTTGCTGCGGCCGCTGGCGCGTGGCTGGGCCAGCACCTGGTGGCAGGCACAAGACACCGACAGCCAGCGTGAGCTGCAACTGTTGGTCTGGCAACGGCTGCCCTTGCCGGGCTTGTCCAACCAGGTTTGGCGTGCCGCCTGCGGCCCGTTGATGGCGCTGCGCCATCCAAATCTGGTGACGGTGCTCGACGCCAGCATCGAGCAGGGCCAGCCCGTGCTGGTGATCGAGGCGGTGCAGGGCGTGAGCCTGGCACAGTGGCTCGCCGAGCAGGAGGCCATGGCGCCGCGCCAGGCCGTGCTGACCGTGATCGGCATGCTCGATGGGCTGGCATTTGCCCATGCCGCCGGCGTCGTGCACGGGCGGCTGGAACCCTCCTGCGTGATCCTCGACGCGGCCGGGCGTCCGCGGGTCAGCGATTTCTCGGTCCTGCCGGTGCCGGTCGATCTGCAGCAGCTGCCCACCGCGAGCGGCCTGTACCTGTCGCCGGAAGTGGTGCAGGGCGGGGCGCCCGACACGGCGGCGGACATCTTCTGCGCCGGCCTGGTGCTGTATGAGCTGCTCGCCGGCCGGCCCGCGGTGCAGGACCCCAACCCCCAGCGGGCGCGTGCGCGCCTGCTCGAGGAAGACCTGACGTTGCCGGCGGATGTGGCCAGGGGCGAACACGGGGAGGCGCAGCTGCGCAGCATCCTGGCGCACTGCCTTGCACGCGAGCCGGCACAGCGTTACGCCGGCGCCGCACAGCTGCGCGAGGCCCTGCAGGAGTGGCTGACGCCGGCGCTGCTCGAGGGCGAGGCCGACAGCCGGGGCGGGCAGACGCTGAACCGGCTGATGCAGCAGATGATGCAGCAGCCCGACCTGCCGGTGCAGGCCGAGGTGGTGCGCCGGGTGCGCCGGCTGGCCGGGGCGGAGAAGGTCAACCTCGACGAGATCAGCCGCGCGGTGCTCGACGACGTGTCGTTGACGCAGAAACTGCTGCGCATGACCAACGCCGCCTATTTCAGTTCGGTGGGCGGCGGCAGCATCACCACGGTCTCCAGGGCGGTCGCGCTGATGGGGTTCATGGCCATCCGCGACCTCGCCGGCACTTTGCCGACGCTCGAGGACATGCGCGACCGCGCGCGTGCCGAAGCGCTGCGCGAAGAGTACGAGCGCGGCCGGCTGGCCGGTCGCTACGCGGCCCGCTTGTGCCCCACCCAAGCCGAGGAAGAAGAGTCCTTCATCACCGCCTTGCTGCAGAACCTGGGTCGCACCTTGGTGCGGTTCTATCTGCCCGACGAAGCGGCCCAGATCCGGCAGCTGTCGCACAGCCAGGGAGGCAGCGAGGCGTCCGCGGTGTTGTCGGTGCTGGGCCTGAGTTTCGAGGACCTGGGCGTCAGTGTCGCCCGCAGCTGGGGGCTGCCCGAAGCGTTGGTGCGCGGCATGCGCCGGCCTGCCGCCGACCACACCCCCCGTCGGCCCGAGAAGCGTGACGACTGGTTCCGACTGCTGGCGGGCCTGGGCAACGAACTGGCCGACGTGCAAACGCGTGTGGACCGGCGTGAACACGCGCTGCGCCAGACCGCGGTGATCGACCGCTACACCAAGGCGCTGGGCGTGACCGGGTCCGAGATCTGGGCGGTCATCGACGCCTTCCAACCGCCGGCACCGCCCAAGGCGGCGGCCGGCGTGGCGGGTGCCGCCCAGCCGGCGCCCGCCATCCCGGCGGAGCAGGCCCATCCGTTGTCACGCGCCCGGGCTCGCGTGCGTGTGGCTGTGGCCCACACCCGCGAAACCGAGCTGCTGCTGAAGATCGCCGGCGAGGCGGTGTTCGATACCTTCCAGTGCCAGCATGTCGTGGTGGCCTTGCGCGAGCCGGGCACCGAGACCTTCGCGCTGCGCCTGGCCTTCGGCGTGCGCCAGGGGGTGCTGCGGCAGCACTTTCGCTTCCGCCTCGACGACGAGGGCGATCTGTTCAGCACGCTGTGCCGCAACGGGGCGGACACGCTGATCCGCGACGCCGCGTCGCCGCGCATCGCCTCGCGCCTGCCGGCCTGGTTCCACCGCCACATCCGCGCCTCCAGCCTGATGCTGCTGCCGCTGGTACAGGGCGACCGGCCGGTCGGCCTGCTGTATGCCGACAAGGTGCAGGTCGACGGCTTCCGGCTGGCCGACCGCGAACTCGCGCTGCTGCGCGGGCTGCGCGACGAACTGCAGCTCGCGCTGCCCGACAGTGTTGCCGCGACCGCGCCGCTCCGCGCTGCGCTCAAACCCGGAAATTCTTGA
- a CDS encoding homospermidine synthase → MPKEAVFNGNILLVGFGSIGQAVLPLLLRHFALDPARVQVVTADGTGANNARRHGVAVTNTCLDPGNYRSELAARLRPGDFVVNLAAGVSSYALIERCQQLGALYLDTGLAPWAGAAEETSLPPGERTRYALREQVLSLRRDFKGGPTAIVGHGAAPGLVSHLVKQALVDLAAALLPREPRPCDRPGWARLASRLKVKVIQIAERDTQQALPRKKTGEFVNTWSVDGFVGDACQPAELGWGTHEHEFPHDARAHPYGCKASIYLDRPGAAIQVRSWGPGSGPYHGYLFGHGESISIADYLTVPHQEGGAYRPTVHYAYHPCDDALLSLHELAERNWECQPQHRVVQDEIESGSEELGVLLMGHARGAYWYGARLAIEEARGMAPHSNATALQAAASVVAAMRWALREPHRGIVEPEDLPYDEILAFCRPYLGQVGGRYTPWSPLQGRHRLYSEDVDSSDVWQFKNFRV, encoded by the coding sequence ATGCCGAAGGAAGCAGTATTCAACGGCAATATTCTGTTGGTGGGTTTCGGCTCTATCGGTCAAGCGGTTCTTCCCCTGCTGTTGCGGCATTTTGCGCTGGACCCGGCGCGGGTCCAGGTGGTGACCGCCGACGGGACAGGCGCCAACAACGCGCGCCGGCACGGCGTCGCCGTCACCAACACCTGTCTCGATCCCGGCAATTACCGCAGTGAACTGGCGGCACGGCTGCGGCCGGGCGACTTCGTGGTCAACCTGGCCGCCGGTGTCTCGAGCTACGCGTTGATCGAGCGTTGCCAGCAGCTCGGCGCGTTGTATCTCGACACCGGCCTTGCCCCCTGGGCAGGTGCAGCCGAGGAGACGTCCCTGCCCCCTGGCGAACGCACTCGCTATGCGCTGCGCGAGCAGGTCCTGTCGTTGCGACGCGATTTCAAGGGCGGCCCGACCGCCATCGTCGGCCACGGGGCGGCCCCGGGCCTGGTCTCGCATCTCGTCAAGCAGGCCCTGGTCGACCTGGCGGCGGCCTTGCTGCCGCGCGAGCCCAGGCCTTGTGACCGCCCCGGCTGGGCGCGCTTGGCGAGCCGCCTCAAGGTCAAGGTGATCCAGATTGCCGAGCGGGACACCCAGCAGGCGCTGCCACGCAAAAAAACGGGCGAGTTCGTCAACACCTGGTCGGTCGACGGTTTTGTCGGCGACGCCTGCCAGCCGGCCGAGCTGGGATGGGGCACGCACGAGCACGAGTTTCCGCACGACGCACGCGCCCATCCTTATGGATGCAAGGCGTCGATTTACCTCGACCGTCCGGGCGCGGCGATCCAGGTGCGCAGCTGGGGCCCCGGCTCAGGCCCCTATCACGGATATCTGTTCGGCCACGGCGAATCGATTTCGATCGCCGATTACCTCACGGTGCCACACCAGGAAGGCGGGGCCTACCGACCCACGGTCCATTACGCCTACCACCCCTGCGACGACGCGCTGCTGTCGCTGCACGAGTTGGCCGAGCGCAATTGGGAATGCCAGCCGCAACACCGCGTGGTGCAAGACGAGATCGAATCGGGCAGCGAGGAGCTGGGGGTGTTGCTGATGGGGCATGCGCGCGGCGCCTATTGGTATGGCGCGCGCCTGGCGATCGAAGAAGCGCGAGGGATGGCGCCGCACAGCAACGCCACCGCGCTGCAAGCGGCCGCATCGGTGGTCGCGGCGATGCGCTGGGCGCTACGCGAACCCCACCGTGGCATCGTCGAACCCGAAGACCTGCCTTACGACGAGATCCTCGCCTTCTGCCGCCCCTACCTCGGGCAGGTCGGCGGGCGTTACACGCCCTGGTCGCCGCTGCAGGGGCGTCACCGCCTCTACAGCGAAGACGTCGACAGCAGCGACGTCTGGCAGTTCAAGAATTTCCGGGTTTGA
- a CDS encoding LysR family transcriptional regulator: protein MDLRTLACFVAVVQELHFRRAAERLHITQPALSMRIRALEEDVGVRLLERDRRRVSVTAAGAVFYEHASAAVAHAQQARAEALRAARGESGRLRIGFTVIALHGSLPQAVRVYRERHPGVRVELGEMPSPAVEAALLAAEIDIGVLHPPVQAAGLVTQPLPDDPLVLALPAGHALARLKTVPLTRLAGEPLLVAPRSIGPHIHDRLMALFDSVGVRPTVVQEVSPMTSLMALVAAGLGLGFVTRSVADGGRAGVRFRDVRPQAPRLPLALAWRGPGPSLAARRFADLLDEQAREGGVPFEPVGGTR from the coding sequence ATGGACCTCCGTACGCTCGCCTGCTTCGTTGCCGTGGTGCAGGAACTTCACTTCCGCCGTGCCGCCGAGCGGCTGCACATCACGCAACCGGCGCTGAGCATGCGCATCCGTGCACTCGAGGAGGACGTGGGCGTGCGCCTGCTGGAACGCGATCGGCGGCGTGTCAGCGTGACGGCGGCAGGTGCCGTGTTCTATGAACATGCGAGTGCCGCGGTGGCCCATGCACAGCAGGCACGGGCCGAGGCGTTGCGCGCAGCCCGCGGCGAGAGCGGGCGGCTGCGCATCGGCTTCACGGTGATTGCGCTGCACGGGTCGCTGCCACAGGCAGTGCGGGTCTATCGAGAGCGCCATCCCGGCGTGCGGGTGGAGTTGGGCGAGATGCCATCACCCGCCGTCGAAGCCGCCTTGTTGGCCGCCGAGATCGACATCGGCGTGTTGCACCCGCCAGTGCAGGCCGCCGGGCTCGTCACACAGCCCTTGCCGGACGACCCCTTGGTGCTGGCGCTGCCAGCGGGCCACGCCTTGGCTCGGCTCAAGACGGTGCCGCTGACGCGCTTGGCGGGCGAGCCCTTGCTGGTCGCCCCGCGCAGCATCGGGCCGCACATCCACGACCGGCTGATGGCGCTGTTCGACAGCGTCGGCGTGCGGCCGACCGTGGTGCAGGAGGTGAGCCCGATGACGTCCTTGATGGCGCTGGTGGCGGCGGGCCTGGGGCTCGGTTTTGTCACCCGCTCGGTGGCCGATGGGGGGCGAGCAGGCGTGCGCTTTCGGGACGTGCGCCCGCAGGCGCCACGTTTGCCACTGGCGCTTGCGTGGCGAGGGCCGGGCCCGTCGCTGGCGGCACGGCGTTTTGCCGACCTGCTGGACGAGCAGGCGCGCGAGGGAGGGGTGCCGTTCGAGCCGGTTGGAGGGACACGCTAG